The nucleotide sequence TCTCTGTTTTCACTCTGTGTCCACAGCACCGCTCACACTGCCAAGTGTCactgcagataaaaaaaatagcacattGTTTTTAGGGCAAGAGTTAAAACTAAGGCATCTATGAATACaaatacacatgcataaaaaataatccacatatacatttaaacctttttttcctcactttggTATGGATGTGAGTGGAGGGTCAAGGCAGGTCAGATGAAAAGCTCGAGGACAGCCGTCACAGCAAATCAGCTCCCCTCCGTCCTTACACACTGCACACTCATCATCATTAAAGTGAATCTATACAAACAGACGCAGACAACAGAAGGAAACccattcaaataaaaaacaggtGTGATCAGTGATAAGTGAAAGGCTGTTAGAAAGTACCATCCGTGTGTCTGTCTCCCCCTGGTGGTGAAATGTCTTCTGAGCAGAAGCAGAATTGGACTGCACTGCATTTGTCTCCTCTGACGAACCACAAGAATAAAACTCCCCACCGACTTCAGTGCACTTTCTGGTGGATCCTGTGGAATAACAAGACTTTTAAAGGAGAATTTTTAAggaggaaaaatgcaaaaataataataataaaaaagtatgCTAATTATTAATTTGATTGCACTTAATTTTGAAATATTGTATTTATCCCTccccctccaaaaaaaaacaaaacaaaacaaaatttagCAATCTATAGAAAAGAAAGGAGAGTTGAGATATTCGTCCAACTGCTCACCATCCAAGCTGTAAACCTGCTtgatatgaatattttctctgGCTTCATGACTGACTGGTGGATCTGTAGAGGAGgccgaggaagaggaggacagaaGAGCTCCTCTCTGGACTGAGGAAGACACCACTTGTGCACCTGGAgcagaattttttgctgattatGTCGTATGAGCGCAATGactatataattattttaattacagttCATGTAGTTACTGTTTCCAGATGGCAGCCGTGGAGCTGGAGCCTCACTCTTCACTCTGTACAGCTTCACTTTACTCCCTGTGAAGCAAAAAACAGGCAACCACGAGGCAGATTTTACCAAAGACACAACCACAAAAGTAAATGTTGCACTCGCTCCAAAATAAATTATTTCCATTGTGATAAAGTTCATTATTATTGGTCATCAGGAGGAtgaaaatgtctgtctttttttccccttttgcaGTCTTCTAACAGAGTGGCCTGCAGTGACACATGTAATACTGCTGGCAAATACAGAGTAAATGCATTATGGGAGAGAACCTGCTGCATCACTTTTCTTGGCATGATACTGTGAATGCTGAGACTTGGTCCCTCTGTCCTCATGACTCCTCTTCTTGCTGTGAGTCTTGTGACCACCAGAagatctgttttcacttttggATGCTGCAGCATTTCTTCCTGTCAAACACAATCACCAACAATGTGACGCATTAAAGTCTAAACTTAAGTCATATATATGCAATAATGCGAGAAGATTACCTGAACAGTGATGTGAAAACAAGATATAGCAAACATAGCACTGACAAAAATGGATCAGGGCTCAGGAATGCCAGTTTCTGTGAAACCaaaatctttcaaaattaaatgtatccatgtgttttatttgactTGAATAGCTCATCTTAAGTAATAATTTAGTCACTGAAGGGTGTTAAAATGTTGCATTATTCTGTGATTAGACTCCTAATGAACACAGCTCAGTCACTTCCCAGTGATTAGAAAGACaggcatttattttgaaagaatacGAGCATCACATACTGGAGTGCAAGTTTGCAAGAAGTGTCTTCAGCTTTGGGTAACTGTCTCGATTGTAGTCTTTGGATAAATTGTTCCAGAAAGCCTGGACAGTGGACCTGCTCTGCTCCAAGACCCAGGACAGGAGGGAGTACATGGACTTGTGGATCCCTTCTCTGCCCTCCTTCTCCAGAGTGTCCTGTGGAAATACATGTTGTCTCAGTAGTTGCAGTCTGAAAACCACGTattctttaaaatgtgtgttctaatatatgtatataagcAGTCCACGATTATAAGGTGATTAGCAACAGTGCATTAAGATGGGATAAATCTAAATTAAGCAAATTAATATCTGGCAACATGGAAGCGactaaataaaaatcagttgCGCTGACAAATTTGTCAATACATTTCCTTagtatattttcaaaatatggTAGGTGCACAATACTGTACCTGCTTGTgattaaaatgataataataaaactattcCACACTACATCTTCTCCATTTCTTACCTTCAGTAGTTGCTCtgtgatgacatttttgtctgcCAAACCGTAGACGAGAGGGAAAGGGTCATCCACAGCCATAGCAATGTCAGTACGCAGCTCCCTCAGCAGAGAGCGAAGGTTCGTGTCTCTAAACGCCTCCACTCTGGACATGATGGGCTTTGCGTGCAAATGACATAGAAACTGGACCGAGATCTTAGATCAAGTATTGCAGATGCAAGAGGTGTGTCCTTCTCAGGGAAGGAAATATTGCACTGGTCCATCAGTTCAGGCTGACTGGATATGTGGAATATTTTGAAAGTAATTATCGTTCATGTGTCTtcactgtatgtatgtatatggatttttttgaaaCTTTCAGAAATTCCATATTGCATGTTGGACTTCAGGGAGGAGACCCAGCGACCTGTTGTCTCTGTGGAGTTCATTTGTCCATTAACTGCAACAACTGCAGGGGAATACCTGCCCTCTTACACCAGACGAGCTCAGTGAAGTGACCCAATGTGTCACAATGACAGTTTTCTTCCTAAAAGGTTCTTTCCACCTCAACTTCCCCTCAACTATCAGGTTTGCAGCCACTGACTCACTGCATGGAACTCAGCATTGGCGCGACAACAATGACTTTGCAACAGGCAGAAGAAAATCAACGCTGTAAACAATTAACTGATTGACAGACTGATTGATTGTTCTGCTCTCAGCCCATCATTTATCTCAGTTACTCTACTGTCACTTTGTTCCTCATTGAATAACCTCCATAGTTCTTTCAACACACTCAACAAGGAAGAACTGTGCTGTCTTCCCTAAATCACACCAATATTTCGTAACAAATACATCCCTTTTTTGTGCTTAAGGTTACTTGACTTGCTGTCAACTGCAGATTAAAGCTGGTACTTTGCCTACATGCATTCTTCACACAAATCCTTGCCAAGGTactttggcagtgtgctttttGTTCTTTGCAGACATCTGTCTTGCACTTtaactgtctgtgttttctcagCATTTTAACAGAAGATGAACTGAGGTATGTGCTAATGGGTCATTTAAATATCCATCAAAGATAAAGTGGGTGCAgctaatgaatggatggatggttaatTTTTGAACGGTAAGCCTCAAAGAAATATTtgactgaaacacacaattGTTGCGAATAGTAAACATTCTagcaaatgtgaagaaaaaacagaataaaaaatcaACTCTTCGCTATAAGTTGTCCACAAAATTAGTCACAAGTCCACTGCAGGTTTGCCACAACTGTAATGCGCATTGCTAGAAACCTAACATTTGTGAAAGGGTGTTGATAACATAATGCGACATATAGGCTATTCTGCATACTCcttctgtaaaaacagaaatacaatcCAGGATTAAATAGAGTAGACCATTTTGCTACCAGGTAAATGTTGATGGTTAGGAGAGTGAAGCCCTTTAATCTGTAATTTATTAATCATTaaacattattacatttttcataCTGGTGAACAAGGACCACTTCTACAGAGGGACGTTCACAACATACATATTACATTATTATATACAGTGCAGTGCATTACAGTGGATTGTTATATGTGTATTACCGGGATGGAGGGATGGGGAGGCtggaaggagagacagagggacagagggaggaaaggaggaagaggagaggactTTCTGAAGGGATGAGGAGTGTTGATAGTAAGTTGTCTTTttattacttcttttttttttcaaccacagTACAGTTTGTTCTATAAAAGTTAAACCCATAGAGAGATAGAGTGCCACATTTTCACAGCTACTGTTAGGTGAACCTACTGGAAGTTGACTCTTGTGGGAATATCAAATGAGATACGTTTTGTCATGAGATGCTATAGAGAGATGCTATAAAACATTCTAAGATAGTCAACCTCCGTCCAGAGCGTGGAGACCCTGGAGGGCAGGCCAAAGGTCTAAGATCAGATCAGCGTGCATGCGTGCTGCAGACATTCAGACATGTTCAGCCATCTAGAAAAACAGCTGACCCCCAACTATTTCTCCTTCTGTGTTTAGGCATCATTTTTGGTGCTTTCccattttatatataaaaaatacaaaacataacaGCGAAAAGAACTCCGTTGGTTGTCccgttttttctcctttttttcagttttcccaaacagttttttgtcattttcatgtcatcatattgttgttgttgtttttttaatcttcccTTTTCTCCTCCAGTCACTTACATATTGACAAAGTATACAATATTTTACAACTGAACAAAGACTGAAAGGTAACATTTGATTTGTCCAATCAGATACAAGGCCCGGATCCTATATCCAATTAGAGAAGTCAACTGGAAGCTAACCAGTAGTAAGCAACACAACAAGCCTATGGTGTGAAAGGAGCTGTCCAAATGCAGCTCTGCATTAACATGAGCACCCGCCTTCAGGGACAGTAGGCTCTGCTGGTTTGTCCAGCTTGATGTCGATCACTGAGGATG is from Amphiprion ocellaris isolate individual 3 ecotype Okinawa chromosome 10, ASM2253959v1, whole genome shotgun sequence and encodes:
- the aire gene encoding autoimmune regulator, yielding MSRVEAFRDTNLRSLLRELRTDIAMAVDDPFPLVYGLADKNVITEQLLKDTLEKEGREGIHKSMYSLLSWVLEQSRSTVQAFWNNLSKDYNRDSYPKLKTLLANLHSRRNAAASKSENRSSGGHKTHSKKRSHEDRGTKSQHSQYHAKKSDAAGSKVKLYRVKSEAPAPRLPSGNSAQVVSSSVQRGALLSSSSSASSTDPPVSHEARENIHIKQVYSLDGSTRKCTEVGGEFYSCGSSEETNAVQSNSASAQKTFHHQGETDTRMIHFNDDECAVCKDGGELICCDGCPRAFHLTCLDPPLTSIPNDTWQCERCCGHRVKTEKAHIPLQVFSAQPQQANSITNVSSCSSLSSSFTSVTASMNVSSGENQCSGGELVNVREVCGVCHLGGGDLTHCLQCLEHFHIRCHFSKGRSICLSCCRPWGGSAQKEAESRQVCLAPLVQNTVSHDQSVTVSEPVLHKDELDSILGDNSIDSILQWAFTNISRPLPDSQGCYQ